The Candidatus Poribacteria bacterium genome has a window encoding:
- a CDS encoding tetratricopeptide repeat protein, whose amino-acid sequence MKTLLRWLSITLCLYALGGHPATAQNAYELGEAALQLENYEEAIQHFTSAEKSGKTLARLGYAHSQLGHYAEATRAYQEALHKDNVESQTAVAQALLGLGYIAYQQGKFDDAIRRYTEVVQQDMAGIAEAHHNLGRIYAGRGEIEKAVTAQQHAIAEDPNLAEAHYHLGILYSRKQDWQTAIAAYQKTIALTPTMPNAYYQLARCYQQTGDILETEKAMQRFRDLKVADTEIQKQLEAVFVADTDEKAEALLQLANTYLKHERYEKATQTFKRIGKYSTSDTHTAQVSAGLASVALEQGHPKQAVTHYERAIVLGLETAEIYHNLGIAYMQNRDGENALKQLHRALEINPNLPETLTMLGTLYAAKNKFDEAETHYERAIVLAPEAAMAYHGLAYLYGRHNQKLEKAVELARHATKLSPDSAPYYNTLSWLCYKIRKYDAAETAILKAIELAPDNPLYQEGLAEIRQREK is encoded by the coding sequence ATGAAAACTTTACTTCGTTGGCTATCTATCACATTATGCCTTTATGCGTTAGGTGGACACCCTGCTACCGCCCAAAACGCTTACGAACTTGGAGAAGCAGCACTCCAACTCGAAAATTACGAAGAAGCCATCCAACACTTCACCAGTGCAGAGAAAAGTGGGAAGACGCTTGCTCGTTTAGGGTACGCCCACTCCCAACTCGGTCACTATGCAGAAGCCACCCGCGCCTACCAAGAAGCACTCCACAAAGACAACGTGGAAAGCCAGACCGCAGTGGCACAAGCACTGTTAGGTTTGGGTTATATCGCGTACCAACAGGGAAAGTTTGATGACGCAATCCGACGCTATACGGAAGTGGTTCAGCAAGACATGGCAGGTATTGCCGAGGCACATCATAACCTCGGTAGAATCTATGCAGGACGTGGAGAGATTGAGAAGGCAGTCACCGCACAACAGCACGCTATTGCGGAAGATCCAAATCTTGCCGAGGCACACTACCATCTCGGCATCCTTTACAGCCGCAAGCAGGATTGGCAAACGGCGATTGCTGCGTATCAGAAAACTATTGCCCTAACGCCAACGATGCCGAATGCATACTACCAACTTGCCCGATGCTACCAGCAAACTGGCGATATACTCGAAACTGAAAAGGCGATGCAGCGGTTCCGTGATTTAAAAGTGGCGGACACAGAAATCCAGAAACAACTTGAAGCAGTTTTCGTTGCGGATACCGATGAAAAAGCCGAAGCACTCCTCCAGCTCGCGAATACCTATCTCAAACACGAAAGATACGAAAAGGCGACCCAGACGTTCAAGCGTATCGGTAAATATAGCACATCGGATACGCATACTGCACAAGTGTCCGCTGGACTCGCCAGCGTTGCATTGGAGCAAGGACACCCAAAACAAGCAGTCACACACTACGAACGTGCGATCGTCCTCGGCTTAGAGACAGCAGAGATTTATCACAATCTCGGTATCGCCTACATGCAGAACCGAGACGGAGAGAACGCCTTAAAGCAGCTCCATCGCGCGCTTGAGATTAACCCCAATTTGCCAGAAACCTTGACAATGCTTGGTACACTCTATGCGGCGAAGAATAAGTTTGATGAAGCAGAGACGCACTACGAACGGGCTATTGTGCTCGCGCCGGAAGCGGCGATGGCGTACCACGGACTCGCTTATTTGTATGGACGACACAATCAGAAGTTGGAAAAAGCGGTTGAATTGGCACGCCACGCGACAAAATTATCCCCCGATTCCGCGCCTTACTACAACACCTTATCGTGGTTGTGCTATAAGATCAGGAAATACGATGCAGCAGAAACAGCGATTTTAAAGGCGATTGAACTCGCGCCTGATAATCCGCTCTATCAAGAAGGTTTAGCAGAAATCCGGCAGCGCGAGAAATAG
- a CDS encoding LamG domain-containing protein has product MDNRFFVMILSLVVTLMLAASPSALAKVDPDTVVGMWLFEEGAGDVAKDTSKTGNDGTIAGPKKWRDGKFGQALEFNGNDVYVEVESNKSITLEELTIVAWANLEPSQGARWQSIMMRGQNPRNYLLAVDKDSQKLQFSLTKGAPGAWGGPIGGPVVTGDGWHHLAGVVGEKAGLVIYTDGEEVGKQAYAKPSLDANPARMRIGDGSNGGHQCEGLLDEVALFNVPLEQDDIKTIMENGLEKATGLLAVEPESKLTTIWGKLKAGL; this is encoded by the coding sequence ATGGATAACAGATTTTTTGTTATGATCCTTAGTCTTGTTGTCACGCTTATGCTGGCTGCAAGTCCGTCTGCACTCGCTAAAGTTGATCCGGATACCGTTGTCGGCATGTGGCTATTTGAAGAGGGTGCGGGCGATGTTGCTAAGGATACTTCCAAGACTGGAAATGACGGGACCATTGCCGGACCCAAAAAGTGGCGCGATGGAAAGTTTGGACAAGCCTTGGAATTCAATGGCAATGATGTCTATGTAGAAGTGGAATCCAATAAGAGCATTACGCTTGAAGAATTAACAATTGTCGCGTGGGCAAATCTGGAACCCTCGCAAGGTGCGCGTTGGCAATCCATCATGATGCGCGGTCAGAATCCACGCAACTATCTGTTGGCTGTGGATAAAGACAGTCAAAAGCTCCAATTCAGCCTTACCAAGGGGGCACCGGGTGCATGGGGAGGTCCGATCGGCGGCCCCGTCGTTACAGGTGATGGATGGCATCACCTCGCGGGCGTTGTCGGCGAGAAAGCCGGTCTGGTTATCTACACCGACGGTGAGGAAGTCGGCAAGCAAGCGTATGCAAAGCCGAGTCTCGATGCCAATCCAGCTCGAATGCGGATTGGGGATGGATCAAACGGTGGACACCAGTGTGAAGGGTTGCTTGATGAAGTCGCACTCTTCAATGTTCCACTTGAGCAGGACGACATCAAAACCATCATGGAAAATGGACTTGAAAAGGCAACAGGTTTGTTGGCGGTAGAACCCGAAAGTAAGTTGACAACAATATGGGGGAAACTGAAAGCTGGCTTGTAG
- a CDS encoding CRTAC1 family protein — protein sequence MKSIVYAAFAFLVGFAYAEIQFTRVTDEAGIQFRHFNGATSEKHLVETMGGGAAFLDYDNDDDLDLYFVNGAPIRESHMDSRDNVGGVFNPDALPTNRLYQNNGDGTFTDVTQHAGIGDTGYGIGCCVADYDNDGNWDLFITNFGENILYRNDGDGTFTDVTSDARIVGEPCFSAGCAFADYDNDGWLDLVVVNYVLVDLASAPDCSQAGIPAYCRPEDFPPASDILYRNNGDGTFTNVTQDAGLTTLGRGLGAVWMDVDNDGFPDLYIANDREPNFLYRNNGDGTFTELGELHGIARNEHGDVESSMGIDTADYDNDGDFDVILTHYQAETNTLYQNDGNGVFWDVTAQSHLSEPTLLPLAWGTGFVDFDNDGWLDLFFANGHLHDNIEELEEIGIYKQQNQLFRNSSDGTYTDISGISGDGMLIKKSSRGAIFGDYDNDGDLDILVTNIADTPDLLRNDTPRTHHWLGIKLVGEKSNRDGIGAKVILQSGDVQLLREVKSGASYLSQNAHRLLIGLGTADQVDRIVVYWQNGVQDVIVNVQCNQWLTIREGKGIISN from the coding sequence ATGAAATCTATTGTTTATGCTGCTTTTGCATTCTTAGTGGGTTTCGCATACGCAGAGATCCAGTTTACGCGGGTGACTGACGAAGCAGGCATCCAATTTCGTCACTTTAACGGGGCGACCAGCGAAAAACATCTCGTGGAGACGATGGGTGGCGGTGCTGCTTTCTTGGATTACGATAACGATGACGACTTGGATCTCTATTTCGTCAACGGGGCACCTATACGAGAGTCGCATATGGACTCTCGGGACAATGTAGGAGGGGTTTTTAACCCCGATGCCCTACCGACAAATCGACTCTATCAGAATAACGGCGATGGTACCTTTACCGACGTGACACAACACGCTGGCATCGGGGACACCGGTTACGGCATCGGTTGTTGTGTCGCCGATTACGATAACGATGGTAACTGGGATTTATTTATTACCAACTTCGGGGAGAATATCCTCTATCGAAACGATGGCGATGGCACTTTTACGGACGTGACAAGCGATGCTCGTATCGTTGGTGAACCCTGTTTCTCAGCTGGATGTGCTTTTGCCGATTACGATAACGATGGCTGGCTTGATCTCGTCGTTGTTAACTATGTATTGGTTGATTTAGCGTCCGCTCCAGATTGCTCGCAAGCCGGGATACCCGCGTATTGCCGTCCAGAAGACTTTCCTCCGGCATCAGATATACTCTACCGAAACAATGGCGACGGTACCTTCACCAATGTAACGCAGGATGCCGGACTCACCACACTCGGCAGAGGACTCGGCGCAGTCTGGATGGATGTTGATAATGACGGTTTTCCTGATCTTTACATTGCCAATGACCGGGAGCCTAACTTTCTCTATCGGAATAACGGCGATGGCACTTTTACGGAACTCGGTGAATTGCACGGCATCGCACGCAATGAGCACGGCGATGTTGAAAGTAGTATGGGTATTGATACGGCGGATTACGATAACGATGGTGATTTTGATGTCATCCTCACACACTATCAAGCCGAAACAAATACACTCTATCAAAACGATGGGAACGGGGTCTTTTGGGATGTCACCGCGCAAAGCCACCTGAGTGAACCGACACTTTTACCATTGGCATGGGGCACCGGCTTCGTCGATTTTGACAATGACGGTTGGCTGGACCTCTTTTTTGCGAATGGTCACCTCCACGATAATATTGAAGAATTGGAAGAGATCGGGATCTACAAACAACAAAACCAACTTTTCCGCAATAGCAGCGACGGGACATACACGGATATTTCTGGTATATCTGGTGATGGTATGTTAATCAAGAAGTCCAGCCGTGGTGCAATTTTCGGCGACTATGATAACGACGGCGATCTGGACATCCTTGTCACGAACATTGCCGATACACCGGATCTACTCCGGAACGATACGCCACGGACGCATCACTGGTTAGGGATTAAACTCGTCGGTGAAAAGTCAAATCGCGACGGCATAGGCGCGAAGGTGATACTTCAGAGTGGCGATGTACAACTGCTCCGAGAAGTAAAAAGTGGGGCGAGTTATCTCTCACAAAACGCACATCGACTCTTGATTGGGTTAGGGACAGCAGATCAGGTTGACAGGATAGTTGTCTACTGGCAGAATGGCGTTCAGGATGTCATTGTAAATGTTCAATGCAATCAGTGGTTGACAATTCGAGAAGGTAAAGGTATCATATCAAATTAA
- a CDS encoding starvation-sensing protein RspA, with amino-acid sequence MKITDVKTILTAPNGIRLVVVKIETSEPGLYGIGCATFTQRPLAVATAVDEYLKPFLVGKDPANIEDIFQTSFVSSYWRNGPVLNNALSGVDIALWDIMGKRANMPVYQLLGGKCREAATLYAHAGGGTFEEVEASIRRYMEQGYRYVRAQVAIPGYSTYGAGGGKRSSPAFEPTPYVNTIIKLFDHLRTNLGDEVELLHDVHERIPPIQAINLAKGLEPYNLFFLEDPFAPEDVDYFQLMRQQTSIPIAMGELFNNPNEYVHLIKDRLIDFIRVHISQIGGISPARKLAAFCEFFGVRTAWHGPGDVSPVGHAANVALDLACYNFGIQEQHVFGENTKEVFPGCPEIRDGCFWANDEPGLGMDLNEELAARFPFPEHPLNGGWAPVRRMDGTVIRP; translated from the coding sequence ATGAAAATTACAGATGTAAAAACGATTTTGACAGCACCCAATGGGATTCGGCTTGTTGTTGTTAAGATTGAAACGAGCGAACCCGGTTTATACGGCATCGGTTGTGCCACGTTTACACAACGTCCGCTTGCCGTAGCCACAGCAGTCGATGAATATCTCAAACCCTTTCTTGTTGGAAAAGATCCGGCAAATATAGAGGACATCTTCCAGACCAGTTTTGTCAGTTCCTATTGGCGAAACGGACCGGTACTCAATAATGCTCTCAGCGGTGTAGACATCGCCTTATGGGACATTATGGGCAAACGTGCCAACATGCCTGTCTACCAACTGCTCGGTGGCAAATGCCGTGAGGCTGCAACGCTTTATGCGCACGCAGGCGGCGGAACTTTCGAGGAAGTAGAGGCAAGCATCCGTCGTTATATGGAGCAAGGCTATCGCTATGTCCGCGCACAGGTGGCAATACCCGGATATTCCACTTACGGCGCAGGCGGTGGAAAGCGAAGTTCCCCTGCCTTTGAGCCGACTCCTTATGTGAATACCATCATCAAACTCTTTGATCATCTGCGCACAAATCTTGGCGACGAGGTCGAACTCCTCCACGATGTACATGAGCGTATCCCACCCATACAGGCGATTAATCTCGCCAAGGGGCTTGAACCCTATAATCTCTTTTTCCTTGAAGACCCGTTTGCCCCGGAGGACGTTGATTATTTCCAACTGATGCGCCAGCAGACAAGTATCCCTATTGCTATGGGAGAATTGTTCAATAATCCGAATGAGTATGTTCATCTTATCAAGGACCGGCTTATTGACTTTATTCGGGTACATATCTCACAGATCGGTGGCATCAGCCCTGCGCGTAAGCTTGCCGCATTTTGTGAATTCTTTGGTGTGCGCACGGCATGGCACGGACCGGGTGATGTTTCCCCTGTCGGGCATGCTGCCAATGTTGCGCTGGATCTGGCATGCTATAACTTTGGGATTCAGGAGCAGCACGTTTTCGGTGAGAATACCAAAGAGGTCTTTCCTGGGTGCCCTGAGATTCGAGACGGCTGTTTTTGGGCAAATGATGAACCCGGACTCGGTATGGACCTAAACGAGGAACTCGCGGCACGCTTCCCGTTCCCAGAACATCCGCTCAACGGCGGTTGGGCACCGGTGCGTCGGATGGATGGCACAGTTATCCGCCCTTAG
- a CDS encoding hydantoinase/oxoprolinase family protein, producing MQLVPNKLESHQKPIFDNGENREETPIVKKPIFDNEENREETPIVKNIGVDTGGTFTDIVMRINGELFTHKVLSTPQNPAHAVIQGVSEILRLHSADAVGAGSPSPYIVHGSTVATNALLERRGARIALVTTKGFEDVLEIGRQARPSLYDFFVERPAPLVPADRRFGIPERTLHTGEIQTEIESTDLDALASKLAALELDAVAICFLFAYVNPQNEQIVAAHLARLGIPISCSHEVLPEYREYARFSTTVANAYIRPTLERHLSTLTDSDLLYSSNETVVRNEMAGDPNTKSVKKQAADTYPQGKIKKSFRLMLSNGGSISVEAFQGRLQAENLPSQDTSVGIRTVLSGPAGGVLGAYQIAKTAGYNQIITFDMGGTSTDVSLCNDGISLTTESTISGLPIKVPLIDIHTVGAGGGSIATLDAGGALRVGPESAGADPGPICYDNNGEDITVTDANLFLGRIAATQFLGGAMSLNLDKPGAHIEKFAAQLGIPALQAADGILKVANAAMERAIKVISVERGFDTRDFTLVSFGGAGGLHAAFMAENLGIETILIPPNGGLLSAYGMLFADVVKDYSQTVLWRFETGGETVIEALNAGFDELLTRAENEMKPEGFTPDQLKIDRSLDIRYEGQSYELNIPYFTEIGAHALVQRFHAAHGQRFGYARTDAPVEVVNLRLTATGETDKPSIQPLPLVDADPSEAFTVQNRVVFEGEALPTDFYRREALQPGNQVAGPAVITEFSATTVIPPNFAAVVDVYQNLILTKK from the coding sequence ATGCAATTGGTTCCAAATAAACTTGAGTCTCACCAGAAACCGATTTTCGACAACGGAGAAAATCGAGAAGAAACCCCCATAGTTAAAAAGCCGATTTTCGACAACGAAGAAAATCGAGAGGAGACCCCCATAGTTAAAAATATAGGTGTTGATACGGGCGGCACTTTCACGGACATCGTGATGCGTATCAATGGAGAACTGTTCACGCACAAAGTCCTATCTACACCCCAAAATCCAGCACACGCCGTGATACAAGGTGTGAGCGAAATCCTGCGTCTTCACAGTGCCGATGCCGTAGGGGCTGGGTCACCCAGCCCTTACATCGTCCACGGATCGACAGTCGCGACGAACGCGCTCCTTGAACGGAGAGGCGCGCGCATTGCACTTGTCACAACGAAAGGCTTTGAAGACGTTTTAGAGATAGGCAGACAGGCACGTCCAAGTCTCTACGATTTCTTTGTGGAACGTCCAGCACCACTTGTCCCTGCCGACAGACGTTTCGGTATACCGGAACGAACACTGCACACAGGCGAAATCCAGACCGAGATTGAATCCACCGATTTGGATGCACTTGCCTCCAAACTCGCTGCGTTGGAACTTGATGCAGTCGCAATCTGTTTCCTTTTCGCCTATGTCAACCCGCAGAATGAACAAATCGTTGCAGCACACCTCGCACGGCTTGGGATACCAATTTCATGTTCACACGAGGTCCTACCGGAATACCGCGAGTATGCACGTTTCAGCACCACCGTCGCGAATGCGTACATCCGTCCTACCTTAGAACGGCACCTCTCTACACTGACAGATTCTGATTTGCTGTACAGTTCTAACGAAACCGTGGTTCGTAATGAAATGGCGGGAGACCCGAACACGAAAAGCGTCAAGAAACAAGCAGCCGATACTTATCCGCAAGGAAAAATTAAAAAATCGTTTCGACTGATGCTCTCCAATGGCGGTAGTATTTCCGTAGAGGCATTTCAGGGAAGATTGCAAGCTGAAAACTTACCGTCCCAAGATACGTCTGTTGGTATCCGCACGGTCCTCTCTGGTCCCGCTGGCGGGGTTCTCGGTGCTTATCAAATCGCTAAAACTGCTGGCTACAACCAGATCATCACATTTGATATGGGTGGCACCTCCACGGATGTGAGCCTCTGTAATGACGGCATCTCGCTCACGACGGAAAGCACGATTAGCGGCCTCCCGATCAAGGTGCCGTTAATTGACATCCATACCGTCGGCGCAGGCGGCGGTTCTATCGCAACTCTGGACGCAGGTGGTGCCTTGCGCGTCGGACCAGAGAGTGCAGGCGCAGATCCAGGCCCAATTTGCTATGACAATAACGGAGAAGACATCACAGTAACCGATGCGAACCTCTTCTTAGGACGCATCGCTGCGACTCAGTTTTTAGGCGGTGCGATGTCACTTAACCTTGATAAGCCCGGCGCACACATTGAAAAATTTGCGGCACAACTCGGCATTCCTGCACTGCAAGCTGCCGACGGTATTCTCAAAGTTGCAAACGCAGCCATGGAACGTGCCATCAAGGTTATCTCAGTGGAACGAGGATTTGATACACGCGACTTCACACTCGTTTCCTTCGGTGGTGCTGGTGGTTTGCATGCTGCCTTTATGGCGGAGAACCTCGGCATCGAAACAATCCTGATTCCACCAAACGGCGGTTTACTCTCCGCTTACGGGATGCTCTTTGCCGATGTCGTCAAAGACTATTCACAGACAGTGCTATGGCGGTTTGAAACAGGTGGCGAGACAGTCATTGAAGCGTTAAACGCTGGGTTCGATGAACTCTTAACCCGTGCGGAGAATGAGATGAAACCGGAAGGATTCACACCTGATCAACTTAAAATTGACCGTTCTCTTGATATACGATACGAAGGACAGTCTTATGAACTAAATATCCCCTATTTTACTGAAATAGGGGCACATGCACTTGTTCAGAGATTTCACGCTGCACACGGTCAGCGGTTCGGTTATGCGCGAACAGACGCACCGGTTGAAGTTGTAAACCTACGACTTACGGCAACTGGGGAGACCGACAAGCCTTCCATCCAACCCTTACCACTCGTTGATGCTGATCCATCTGAAGCATTTACTGTCCAAAACCGTGTTGTCTTTGAGGGTGAAGCACTCCCAACCGATTTCTATCGCCGTGAAGCGTTGCAGCCTGGCAACCAAGTCGCAGGTCCCGCAGTTATAACAGAATTCAGCGCAACCACTGTAATACCACCGAATTTCGCCGCCGTTGTTGATGTGTATCAGAATCTTATTTTGACGAAGAAATAG
- a CDS encoding phosphoglycerate dehydrogenase, with protein sequence MNRPKIVVPGDSPPQIQGSPHLERLKPYGDVVLYTDRPETNEEKIRRAEGADILINSRGIVKWPADILRQLPKLKLISLCSIGTDMIGLEEAKARGITVCNQPGRTAPVVAEHGFGLMFALAKRAAFLTASMKAGGWPRMDNIYLQGKTLGIVGTGHIGTEMARLGRAVGMNVIAWTYNPSASRAEALGVQFVSLDELLRTADVVSLHVRLTEESHHLIGEREFGLMKPGALLINVARGGVLDTDALIRALDSGHLGGAAIDVYDQEPPPANYPLLECEQVILTPHCADMTPEGVELLNEGAVDNIIAFLEGKPQNVVV encoded by the coding sequence GTGAACAGACCCAAGATTGTTGTCCCCGGTGATTCACCACCACAAATCCAAGGCTCGCCGCATCTCGAACGCTTGAAACCCTACGGCGATGTTGTCCTCTACACCGACCGACCCGAGACGAACGAGGAGAAAATCCGCCGCGCTGAAGGTGCAGACATCCTCATCAATTCGCGCGGGATCGTCAAGTGGCCCGCAGACATCTTACGTCAACTGCCTAAACTCAAGTTAATTTCGCTCTGCTCCATCGGAACGGATATGATTGGACTTGAGGAGGCGAAAGCGCGTGGAATTACTGTTTGCAATCAACCCGGACGCACCGCGCCGGTTGTTGCGGAGCACGGGTTCGGGCTGATGTTCGCGCTCGCCAAACGCGCAGCATTCCTCACAGCCTCAATGAAGGCAGGCGGATGGCCCCGTATGGACAACATCTACTTGCAAGGGAAAACTTTAGGAATTGTCGGCACCGGGCATATCGGGACAGAGATGGCACGTCTCGGGCGAGCCGTCGGGATGAATGTGATCGCGTGGACGTATAACCCTTCAGCATCGCGTGCAGAGGCACTCGGCGTTCAGTTTGTTTCTCTTGATGAACTTCTCCGTACTGCCGATGTCGTCAGTTTGCATGTCAGGTTGACAGAGGAGAGTCACCATCTCATCGGTGAACGTGAATTTGGCTTGATGAAACCTGGCGCGCTCTTAATCAACGTTGCCCGTGGCGGCGTGCTTGACACCGACGCGCTTATCCGTGCGCTGGACAGCGGACACCTCGGTGGTGCTGCAATTGATGTTTACGACCAAGAGCCACCCCCAGCTAACTATCCGCTCTTAGAATGTGAACAGGTAATTCTAACACCGCATTGTGCCGATATGACACCGGAGGGTGTTGAACTGCTAAACGAAGGCGCGGTAGATAATATCATCGCTTTCCTCGAAGGCAAACCACAAAATGTAGTTGTTTGA
- a CDS encoding sulfatase-like hydrolase/transferase, translated as MMKINTVNKFLLISIDCWRFDALSRTNPLFNTPKFDLLTQDFSFAEKFFVPAPATRPSHTSYFTGLYPFEHGLYGQAYLKMFEGIPNLFQIFSDAGYHITGRSEYPDVFRFLDFEPFITAIDPNASAQHLGSLEDLIRQFKQPSDVPQFCFLHFWYAHAEYGMSGIPGAPSFGWLVNNNRMDEALRTYYAAVTHILEFKLVEILKQLHLSEWAIFIFGDHGEGICDEIINHGATLHQNVLHVPLLAHIPDVGNLEFPNPPISAIDLFPTLTNLAGIDVDYHGYGQDLLSPSKIDANRLVLSELDSLYGVRFLDKNNLEIPHHRVTSRAMVDNIEIDRYSEGVRLWSLTDGKYLYRENERTSEFVYRHVLSGEEFACEDPDRFRDAYDNILMNSNYHHLKTQESTAEETEILEGKLRDLGYIE; from the coding sequence ATGATGAAAATCAACACTGTCAATAAATTCTTACTCATCTCAATTGATTGCTGGCGGTTCGATGCACTCAGTCGGACGAACCCCCTTTTTAACACGCCGAAGTTCGACCTACTGACCCAGGATTTCTCGTTTGCTGAAAAGTTTTTTGTGCCAGCACCGGCGACACGTCCATCTCATACCTCCTATTTCACCGGACTTTATCCATTTGAACACGGTCTCTATGGGCAGGCTTACCTTAAGATGTTCGAGGGTATCCCAAATCTATTTCAGATATTTAGTGATGCTGGTTATCACATCACCGGGCGTTCAGAATATCCGGATGTGTTCCGATTCCTCGACTTTGAGCCGTTCATTACAGCAATTGACCCGAATGCATCGGCACAACACCTCGGCTCACTTGAAGACTTGATCCGACAGTTCAAGCAGCCTTCGGACGTACCGCAGTTCTGTTTCCTGCATTTCTGGTATGCACACGCTGAATATGGCATGAGCGGAATTCCAGGGGCTCCAAGTTTCGGGTGGCTCGTCAATAACAATAGGATGGATGAGGCGTTACGTACCTACTACGCCGCTGTGACGCATATACTCGAATTTAAGCTCGTTGAAATTTTGAAGCAACTTCATCTCTCAGAGTGGGCAATTTTCATCTTCGGAGATCACGGTGAAGGTATCTGCGATGAGATTATAAACCACGGTGCCACACTCCATCAGAACGTGCTACACGTGCCGTTGTTAGCACATATCCCTGACGTGGGGAATCTGGAATTTCCGAATCCGCCGATTTCAGCGATTGATTTGTTCCCGACCCTTACAAACCTCGCAGGTATTGATGTGGACTATCATGGCTATGGACAAGACCTGCTATCTCCATCTAAAATTGACGCAAACCGATTGGTCCTGTCGGAGTTGGATAGTCTCTACGGTGTTAGGTTTCTTGATAAAAATAACTTGGAGATACCGCACCATCGCGTAACTTCCCGGGCAATGGTTGATAACATAGAGATTGATAGGTATTCGGAAGGCGTTCGACTCTGGTCCCTAACGGATGGTAAGTATCTGTATCGTGAAAATGAACGGACAAGTGAGTTCGTGTACCGACATGTCCTGAGTGGTGAAGAGTTTGCTTGTGAAGATCCAGATCGCTTCCGAGACGCCTATGATAACATCCTCATGAATTCTAATTACCACCACCTGAAAACGCAAGAATCTACGGCTGAGGAGACAGAGATTCTGGAAGGTAAGTTACGGGATCTTGGATATATTGAGTAG
- a CDS encoding VOC family protein, whose amino-acid sequence MKVTFDHVHLRCEDLDGAISYYEKIFDGKVLETVDVGRLKVVRMEIGGERIFLSSKLPDMEVEDSSGNPRWGLFQLAFTVEDLDATVAELQAKGAELDYLIPEFKRAFFKGPDNVQIELIGM is encoded by the coding sequence ATGAAAGTTACGTTTGACCACGTCCATCTTCGGTGCGAGGACTTGGACGGTGCAATCAGTTATTACGAAAAGATATTTGACGGCAAAGTCTTAGAAACAGTTGATGTCGGTAGGTTAAAAGTCGTCCGTATGGAAATCGGTGGGGAACGGATATTCCTCTCCTCTAAATTACCGGATATGGAGGTAGAAGATAGCAGCGGCAATCCGCGCTGGGGGCTCTTCCAACTCGCCTTCACTGTAGAAGACCTCGACGCGACCGTCGCAGAACTCCAGGCGAAAGGCGCAGAACTCGACTATCTGATACCTGAGTTCAAAAGGGCGTTTTTCAAGGGACCTGACAACGTTCAAATCGAACTCATTGGGATGTAA